The proteins below come from a single Chryseobacterium sp. MA9 genomic window:
- the fbaA gene encoding class II fructose-bisphosphate aldolase, whose protein sequence is MSRIFPAGVATGQLVTDIFQYAKENKFALPAVNVIGSSNINAVMETAAKLNSPVIIQFSNGGAAFNAGKGLSNDGQKAAILGSIAGAKHIHTLAEAYGATVILHTDHCAKKLLPWIDGLMDANEEFFKQTGKSLYSSHMLDLSEESLEENLEISAQYFERMAKLQMTLEVEIGVTGGEEDGVDNSDVDNSKLYTQPEDIAYTYEKLKAISDNFTIAAAFGNVHGVYKPGNVVLTPKILDNSQKYVQEKFGTAAKPVNFVFHGGSGSTLEEIREAIDYGVIKMNIDTDLQFAYTEGVRDYMVNNIDYLRTQIGNPEGEEKPNKKFYDPRVWVRKGEDTFSTRLVKAFEDLNNVDTLK, encoded by the coding sequence ATGAGCAGAATTTTTCCGGCAGGAGTTGCCACAGGTCAGTTAGTTACTGATATCTTTCAGTATGCTAAAGAAAACAAATTTGCATTACCTGCAGTAAACGTAATTGGATCAAGCAACATCAATGCTGTGATGGAAACTGCAGCGAAATTGAACTCTCCTGTAATTATTCAGTTTTCAAATGGTGGAGCTGCTTTTAACGCAGGGAAAGGATTAAGCAATGACGGACAAAAGGCTGCCATCTTAGGATCTATCGCTGGAGCAAAACATATTCACACTCTTGCAGAAGCTTACGGAGCAACCGTAATTTTACACACAGACCACTGTGCAAAAAAATTACTTCCTTGGATCGACGGATTGATGGATGCTAACGAAGAATTCTTCAAGCAGACAGGGAAATCTCTTTACTCTTCTCACATGTTAGACCTTTCTGAAGAGTCTTTAGAAGAAAACCTTGAGATTTCAGCTCAGTATTTCGAAAGAATGGCTAAGCTTCAGATGACTCTTGAAGTAGAAATCGGAGTAACAGGAGGTGAGGAAGACGGTGTTGACAACTCAGACGTTGATAACTCTAAATTATATACTCAGCCTGAAGATATAGCTTACACTTATGAAAAGCTAAAAGCTATTTCTGACAACTTTACCATTGCTGCTGCTTTCGGTAACGTACATGGAGTTTACAAGCCAGGAAACGTAGTTCTTACTCCGAAAATCCTTGACAATTCTCAGAAATATGTTCAGGAGAAATTCGGAACAGCTGCTAAACCTGTTAACTTTGTATTCCACGGAGGTTCTGGATCTACTTTAGAAGAAATCAGAGAAGCTATCGACTACGGAGTTATCAAAATGAATATCGACACTGACCTTCAGTTTGCTTATACAGAAGGCGTTAGAGATTACATGGTAAACAATATTGATTATTTAAGAACTCAAATCGGAAACCCTGAAGGAGAAGAAAAGCCTAACAAAAAATTCTATGATCCAAGAGTTTGGGTAAGAAAAGGTGAAGATACATTCTCTACAAGATTAGTGAAAGCATTTGAAGATTTAAATAACGTAGATACTTTAAAATAA
- a CDS encoding NAD kinase: MKAAIYSQKKDLDTFLYLSKFISELEARDVKSVLYDEMAEALQFSKIFETFNCKQDLLDKEVDLFFTFGGDGTIVNSLTFIEDLEIPVVGVNTGRLGFLAFFTKEEAFKELDSILKGNVKTSRRSVIEVVSPKLEGSFPYALNDVTVSRKETTSMITVDSYINDEFLNVFWGDGVIISTPTGSTAYSLSCGGPIISPNNENFVITPIAPHNLNVRPLVVNDKVEIKFRVESRVPQYSLSLDSRLIHIETDKEIIIKKAAFQLLLVQPNSLSFYETIRQKLLWGRDKRN, translated from the coding sequence ATGAAGGCAGCCATATATTCTCAGAAAAAAGATCTTGATACTTTTTTATATTTAAGCAAGTTTATCTCTGAACTTGAAGCCAGAGATGTAAAATCTGTTCTGTATGATGAAATGGCTGAAGCACTTCAGTTCTCAAAAATTTTTGAAACTTTCAACTGTAAGCAGGATCTTCTCGATAAGGAAGTTGATCTGTTTTTCACTTTCGGTGGAGACGGAACCATTGTAAATTCTTTAACATTCATTGAAGATCTTGAGATTCCTGTTGTAGGAGTGAATACCGGAAGACTTGGTTTTTTGGCCTTTTTCACTAAAGAAGAAGCTTTTAAAGAACTTGATTCCATTTTAAAAGGAAATGTAAAGACGAGCCGCCGTTCGGTCATTGAAGTCGTTTCTCCGAAACTTGAAGGATCTTTTCCTTATGCACTGAACGACGTTACCGTTTCCAGAAAAGAAACTACATCCATGATTACGGTAGATTCCTACATCAATGATGAGTTTTTGAATGTATTCTGGGGTGATGGTGTTATTATTTCCACTCCCACCGGTTCTACCGCCTACTCTTTGAGCTGCGGAGGGCCCATCATTTCTCCAAACAACGAAAATTTTGTCATCACTCCAATTGCTCCTCACAATCTGAATGTGAGACCCTTAGTAGTAAATGACAAAGTAGAAATAAAATTCAGGGTAGAAAGCCGTGTACCTCAATACTCTCTTTCCTTAGACTCCCGACTGATACACATAGAAACGGATAAGGAAATTATCATCAAAAAGGCAGCATTCCAGCTTCTTCTGGTACAACCCAACAGTTTAAGTTTCTATGAAACGATCCGCCAGAAGCTACTTTGGGGAAGAGATAAAAGAAATTAG
- the accD gene encoding acetyl-CoA carboxylase, carboxyltransferase subunit beta yields MAFDWFKRKAKNITTSTDEKKDVPKGLWHQTPSGKVVEHDELKRNNYVSPEDGFHVRIGSAEFFDILFDGGKFTELDANVESIDILNFKDTKPYKDRLKEVKAKTKLTDSIRNAVGTVKGTEMVVSCMDFAFIGGSLGSVMGEKIRRAVDYCIANKLPYMIICQSGGARMQEATYSLMQLAKVQAKLAQLSEAGLLYIAYLCDPTFGGITASFAMTADIIMAEPGALIGFAGPRVIRETIGRDLPEGFQTSEFLQEKGFVDFIVKRTEIQDTVAKTVNLLAVKA; encoded by the coding sequence ATGGCATTCGACTGGTTTAAAAGAAAAGCAAAAAACATAACCACTTCTACTGATGAAAAAAAGGACGTTCCCAAGGGCCTATGGCATCAGACTCCATCCGGAAAAGTTGTGGAACATGATGAACTAAAGAGAAATAACTATGTTTCTCCTGAAGACGGATTTCATGTAAGAATAGGAAGTGCGGAATTTTTTGACATCCTTTTTGATGGTGGTAAATTTACCGAACTGGATGCCAATGTTGAAAGTATTGATATCTTAAACTTCAAAGATACAAAGCCTTATAAAGACCGTCTGAAAGAAGTAAAAGCTAAGACCAAGCTTACTGATTCTATCAGAAATGCTGTAGGAACTGTAAAAGGAACTGAAATGGTAGTTTCTTGTATGGATTTTGCTTTTATTGGTGGATCTTTAGGTTCTGTAATGGGAGAAAAGATCAGAAGAGCAGTAGACTACTGTATTGCTAATAAACTTCCGTATATGATTATCTGTCAGTCCGGAGGAGCAAGAATGCAGGAAGCAACCTACTCTTTGATGCAGCTGGCAAAAGTTCAGGCTAAATTAGCTCAGCTTTCTGAAGCAGGACTTTTATACATCGCTTATCTTTGTGACCCTACATTTGGAGGAATCACAGCTTCTTTTGCAATGACCGCTGATATCATCATGGCAGAACCGGGAGCATTGATCGGTTTCGCAGGACCAAGAGTAATCCGTGAAACAATCGGTAGAGATTTACCGGAAGGATTCCAGACATCAGAATTCTTACAGGAAAAAGGATTTGTAGATTTTATCGTAAAAAGAACTGAAATTCAAGACACTGTGGCTAAAACAGTTAATTTATTAGCTGTAAAAGCATAG